The Endozoicomonas sp. 4G DNA segment GGCTATCAGATAGGCATCGGGACAATACTCCACCAGCAACAAAAGCTTGTGGAACAGCTGAACGAGCAGCTGAATTTACCAGCAGAACTACAGCAGTTGTTTGACCAGACACTGGATAATCTCACTCACTGGCTCCATCTCCTGCCTGCCCACCCGCAACATCATTGTGAACCCGCAGGAGCGATCCGCCATGCGCTGGAAACCGCATTCTGGTCTGTCACAGCCATGCAACAAATTCACCGGGATCACGACTTATATCCGGATCAACGCAGAGCAAGGGAACCACTTTGGCGGTTAATGGCGGGTGTCGCCGGCCTTTTATATGACAGCGGCCGAATGACCTCCTGTCTTGTTGTTCAACAATCATCCGCAGAGCAACCAACAGAGCCATGGCCAGCTTTACAACAACCCCTTGGAAGCTGGTTGCAGCAACATCGCATTACCCAATACTCGCCCCATTGGAAACAGTGCGATACCGATCCCGTGAAACCATTAACACCGGAATATACAGCCATCAACCTGTTTCTTTTACCACAGCTGACTCCCCGGGCATTCTGCAACGCCCTGCAACCCGACGGCGATAATGGCACGCTCTGGCAGACCTTTGTCAGTGCCCTTACCGGACAAAAAAACGGTCATGGCGTATCACAAATCATCCATGCCGTTGAGCTGGCACGCTTGAAAAGCATTAAATTGCATTTTGAACATGGGCAAGCGCTTAACCAGATCACGAAACCGGTGAAAGTTAAGGGTCAGCCAGAAGCAGAAAAGGATGATGAACGGAGCTGGCTTAAGCAGATTATAAGTAACCTCCACGCAGAAAATATCAAATGGGCAAAAGAAAGCCTGCTACTCCCCTGGCCTGATGCGGTCAAATCAGAGAAAACACCGGAGCCGGATATTCTGCTCAGACAATGGAACCAGAGAGGCTGGCTCAGACCTGTAGGAAACCAGATTGTTTTTCGACGTAATGGCCATCTGGTCATAGCTCTGCAACCCGACATTTCCCGACAGTGCAAACAATGGTTGTCAACAGAATCCATTACAGGAAAGCAGCATGATCAGTGATCGCCCTTATCTGCAAAACTGGCGGCCCGTTTATGAGTTGAGTTCTTCAGTCGTCTGGTTTTCCGCCATGATTACCGCCTATACCTTGTCGTTTTTCAGTTCACTGCCACAAATTGGTTTTGTCCTGACGGCTTCTTTCTGCGCAACCATGATGGCGATCCGGCTGTCACAGGCTCTGCCAAGATGGCAGCAACACCAACGGTTGAAAGGGAAAAAGCTGGCTCTGTTAGAACTGACCTCGAAACAATGCCATTCACTGCAAACAAAAAACCGGGAACAGGGTGTCTGGTTAGGCTGGGGGTTTGAATGGCAACGGATCCATGGGCAAAGGGCCTGGGACTTATTACGGAATGATAACCTGCCAGCCAAATCCGAAAACACCATGGGAGCAGGCTGGATTCATGGCATGGAAGAGCACGAAGAGCGGTTATATCAGCCTCTTGAACAGATTCAGATGCATACCATGGTGATCGGTGTCCCGGGCAGCGGTAAAACCCGACTCTTTGATTTGTTGGTGACTCAGGCCGTTTTGCGCAATGAGCCTGTCATTATCGTCGATCCCAAAGGCGATCATGATCTTGCCAGCCACACTCTCAGAAGTTGTGGGCTACCGGGCAACCAATACCGGTTTATGAAGTTTCATCCGGGCTTTCCTGCTGATTCTATTCGTATCAACCTGCTACAGAACTTTAACCGTTCCAGCGAATTAGCCAGCCGGATTTCCGGATTAATGCCTTCCGGTGGGGATAATGCGCCGTTTCAGGCCTTTGCCCAAAAAGCTGTCGATGCGGTGGTTCAGGGCTATCTGCTCTGTGGTCAGCGCCCTACCCTTGTCATGATTCGTCAAGGGCTGGAAGGTGGAGTCACCAGACTGCTGATTAAGGCGCTAACCATTGTCTGTACCCGTCACCAGGCTCAGGCAGCTGATGTTATTCCGGGAATAGATACTAAGAATAAAAACAATCCCGAACACATTGCACGACGTTGGATAGATTTCTATCGAAATAAAGTCATGCCTGAATCACCCTGCACCGATGTGGAAGGGCTGATCTCTCTGTTTGAACATGACCGGGCGCATTACGGAAAGATGATTGCAACGCTGTTGCCTGCCCTTGGAATGCTAACAGGTGGTCCACTGGCCCGACTGTTATCTCCTGATCCCACCGACATAGACGACCTGCGACCCTGTACCCATACTGCACACCTGATCGAGCAAAACAAGGTGATGTATTTTGGGCTCGATTCTCTGTCCGATCCTATGGTGGGTAAAGCCATAGGTCAGTTGTTACTGGCTGATCTGGCAGCCGTGGCCGGGGATCGCTATAACTACGCCGACAACGCTGACAAACCTATCAACCTATTTGTCGATGAGGCCGCAGAAGTGCTTTGCCCTCAACTTCTGTCTCTGCTTAACAAAGGTCGAGGGGCAAAATTCCGGTTATACGTCGCTACCCAGACGCTGGCTGATTTTGAAGCTCAGTTAGGCTCGAAAGCGGCTGCCCAACAGTTTATCGACAACTGTAACCATCTGATCTGTCTGAGAACACAGAACCCCGACACCCAGAAATTTATTACCGATAAACTGCCGCCGGTCCGTTACCGCTACTTTATCCGCAACCAGGGTATCAGCACCGATGCTAATCGCCCCATGGAGTTCACCGGCAACCTCAGCGAACAACAGTTGGAAGAAACCGGTGATTTATTCCCGCCACAACTGCTGGGAGAATTGCCCAACCTGGAATACGTAGCACGACTGGGCGGCGGACGTTTACTGAAAGGCAGAATCCCGATTCTTTGCTCGCCAAAATCCTGAACCTTCGATTTCATCTTTCTTATGACAACGTCTCAAAAACAAACCAGCCCTGTGACCATCTGGTGTTTCGGGCTCGGTCTGATAGTGCTGTGGCTGGGGTTTTCTGGCCAAAACATGAACCAGTACCTGCACAAAGAGCAGCAACAATATGCTCAAAGGCTGGGGCAGGAGAATGCTCTATGGATCATGGGAACCGGCAACCAATTATATGCAGCAACCATTGTAAAATCCGGCATTCATAGCTTTCTTATGGAACATACAACTCCGGATCGAAACTCGGGTGAAGGGTTGGCAAAGGCCATGGAACTCTTTCAGGGTGTGGTCAAAAACTTCCTTAGCCTGATTCGACAGCTGTTTTACCGGATTTCCGTGTTACTGGCGTGCCTGCCATTCTGGGGCGTGATGTTTATTGCCGCTATTATCGATGGCCTTTTGATCCGAAAAATCCGTTATCACGATTTTCACTACACCAGCCCTTTGCAAAACCTCTGGAGCCGACGGGCATCAAAATGGATTCCGGGGTTGTTCCTGTACCTGATCGTCATCCCCCTGCCGCTCCCGGTCTTACTAATTCCGGGAATAGCCTGGCTGACCGCACTGTGTCTGGGATGGTGGACCGCCAACTGGCAGAAGAAAGTCTGATGCCCTTCGTTCTGCTATTAATCGGATTATTTTCAGTGACTGCTTTTGCTGAACAACAATGGTTTAGCCGCCACTCTGAAGGCTGGTTCTGGTACGAGCAAATTCCCGAGCCAGAAACCGACGAGAATAAAGCCAACGATCAAAACGAAAGTCACCAGCCACTGACAACCGCCTGGATCAGAAATAACATCGGTCACTACCTGGACAAGGCCATCGACCTGCCCAGCAAAGAAAACGTCAGCAACTACCTCTATCTCGACAGGCTGATAAAAGAAAAAGCAGAACGCTTTGCCTATGTCGGTAAGCAAGTCATCGAAGGCGACCCTATGCTGGATGAAAACGTCCGCCGACCAATTTCTCCCGCAGCAGCAAAAATCAGAGATGACACGGCTTACAAGGCCAGAGAAATTATTTTGAGAAAGATTGCCCGGATGGCTGGTCTGGTTTTCTTCTACCAGGGAAGTTGCAGGCTTTGCCATATTCAGGCCAGAACAGTTCAGCTCCTGAGCATGGAATACGGCTTTGAGCTGATTCCCATCTCAACCGATGGACAGCTGATACCAGAATTACCAAACAGTCGAACAGAACGGTCACCACCTGCATCTCTGAATATCGCCACATACCCTGCCCTGTTTCTTATGCAGCCCCCTGACAACATTGTTCTTATACGACAGGGCGCCACATCTTTGACTGCACTGGCGGAACGGCTTGTTGATGTTGCCTACCAACAAGGCTGGATCAATAAAGATGAGTACCAGAAAACCAGAATCACCAACGAAACCTGGGGTGACGGCTTACCGCCTGAAAAAATACATCTATTCAGCAAGCCTCGCTTCACTTCTCACCAATAACCAATGCCATAGTCTGAATATTATGAACACTGAACTGATGCTCTTTGCCAAATACGAGAAGCCTTATGTCCGCCTCGAAGAGGTATGTGATGAATTCTTTGGTCTCTGCGAGAAAAAAGCCAAGGCAGCGGCAGCTTCCCAGCAGCTGCCTGTGCCGGTAGTCCGGCTGACTGAAAGCAGGAAGTCGCCCATGATGATTCGACTATCGGATCTGGCCAGTTATCTCGACACTCGGCACCAAACCTATAGCAGCACCTGGGAAAAGGTTAGAGGAGTGCGCTGAACATAGCGGAATACAGCTTGGCTCTGGTAAACGTCAGGTGGTGACTAATGGTCGATACGACGAGCGTTACCTGATCAGCGTTCCGCAATCTCTGCCTTATCCTGCATCGTAAAAGAAGATGGTAGTTGTTACGCCTGAAAAGTTTCAGAAATATCCTGTCTCCCCATAATCCGGACAATCAGGACATAATCATCCTGAATTTGGTAATAAATGGAGTGAGCACCGTACACACTCATACGGTACCCCTTACGGATATGCTCCACTGCCGGGTAGTGCAGTGGAAAATTCGCTAATTCAGACAAATGGGCCTGCAGGCCGTTATGGTAGCGAAGTGCCTGATCCAGGCCAAAGGTGTCAATGCCAAACTCAAGGATGCCTTCGATATCCAAAGCGGCTCCATTAGATAGCTTATAACTCGCCATTTTTACGTTTCCGCTCCACGACTCGGGCCGCTATTTCTTTCGGAGTTAATTCGCTGATACCGCTGTTTTCGCCTT contains these protein-coding regions:
- the traF gene encoding conjugal transfer protein TraF; protein product: MPFVLLLIGLFSVTAFAEQQWFSRHSEGWFWYEQIPEPETDENKANDQNESHQPLTTAWIRNNIGHYLDKAIDLPSKENVSNYLYLDRLIKEKAERFAYVGKQVIEGDPMLDENVRRPISPAAAKIRDDTAYKAREIILRKIARMAGLVFFYQGSCRLCHIQARTVQLLSMEYGFELIPISTDGQLIPELPNSRTERSPPASLNIATYPALFLMQPPDNIVLIRQGATSLTALAERLVDVAYQQGWINKDEYQKTRITNETWGDGLPPEKIHLFSKPRFTSHQ
- a CDS encoding TraI domain-containing protein yields the protein MTASKVLTIINGWLHPHHADETVPLPNNPPEPHQPIQPASGCAGYQIGIGTILHQQQKLVEQLNEQLNLPAELQQLFDQTLDNLTHWLHLLPAHPQHHCEPAGAIRHALETAFWSVTAMQQIHRDHDLYPDQRRAREPLWRLMAGVAGLLYDSGRMTSCLVVQQSSAEQPTEPWPALQQPLGSWLQQHRITQYSPHWKQCDTDPVKPLTPEYTAINLFLLPQLTPRAFCNALQPDGDNGTLWQTFVSALTGQKNGHGVSQIIHAVELARLKSIKLHFEHGQALNQITKPVKVKGQPEAEKDDERSWLKQIISNLHAENIKWAKESLLLPWPDAVKSEKTPEPDILLRQWNQRGWLRPVGNQIVFRRNGHLVIALQPDISRQCKQWLSTESITGKQHDQ
- a CDS encoding DUF4400 domain-containing protein, producing MNQYLHKEQQQYAQRLGQENALWIMGTGNQLYAATIVKSGIHSFLMEHTTPDRNSGEGLAKAMELFQGVVKNFLSLIRQLFYRISVLLACLPFWGVMFIAAIIDGLLIRKIRYHDFHYTSPLQNLWSRRASKWIPGLFLYLIVIPLPLPVLLIPGIAWLTALCLGWWTANWQKKV
- a CDS encoding pyocin activator PrtN family protein — translated: MLFAKYEKPYVRLEEVCDEFFGLCEKKAKAAAASQQLPVPVVRLTESRKSPMMIRLSDLASYLDTRHQTYSSTWEKVRGVR
- a CDS encoding type II toxin-antitoxin system RelE/ParE family toxin, whose product is MASYKLSNGAALDIEGILEFGIDTFGLDQALRYHNGLQAHLSELANFPLHYPAVEHIRKGYRMSVYGAHSIYYQIQDDYVLIVRIMGRQDISETFQA
- the traD gene encoding conjugative transfer system coupling protein TraD (Members of this protein family are the putative conjugative coupling factor, TraD, as the term is used for the SXT and TOL plasmid systems.); amino-acid sequence: MISDRPYLQNWRPVYELSSSVVWFSAMITAYTLSFFSSLPQIGFVLTASFCATMMAIRLSQALPRWQQHQRLKGKKLALLELTSKQCHSLQTKNREQGVWLGWGFEWQRIHGQRAWDLLRNDNLPAKSENTMGAGWIHGMEEHEERLYQPLEQIQMHTMVIGVPGSGKTRLFDLLVTQAVLRNEPVIIVDPKGDHDLASHTLRSCGLPGNQYRFMKFHPGFPADSIRINLLQNFNRSSELASRISGLMPSGGDNAPFQAFAQKAVDAVVQGYLLCGQRPTLVMIRQGLEGGVTRLLIKALTIVCTRHQAQAADVIPGIDTKNKNNPEHIARRWIDFYRNKVMPESPCTDVEGLISLFEHDRAHYGKMIATLLPALGMLTGGPLARLLSPDPTDIDDLRPCTHTAHLIEQNKVMYFGLDSLSDPMVGKAIGQLLLADLAAVAGDRYNYADNADKPINLFVDEAAEVLCPQLLSLLNKGRGAKFRLYVATQTLADFEAQLGSKAAAQQFIDNCNHLICLRTQNPDTQKFITDKLPPVRYRYFIRNQGISTDANRPMEFTGNLSEQQLEETGDLFPPQLLGELPNLEYVARLGGGRLLKGRIPILCSPKS